In Macadamia integrifolia cultivar HAES 741 unplaced genomic scaffold, SCU_Mint_v3 scaffold453, whole genome shotgun sequence, a genomic segment contains:
- the LOC122068691 gene encoding protein TIC 55, chloroplastic-like, giving the protein MALLRTFLSEITLSKRFPFSDNLTNTRQTRRRRRTRTYSSLSVPNMFSASHTDLGPRRKLNQARRGVIKCSAVTEVGGFVSVDEKEEPAESEDDQTVLLGSTVEEQEIGEKSVVDYDWREEWYPLYLTRDIPDDAPLGLNVFDKQIVLYRDGCGFLHCYEDRCPHRLAKLSEGQLVDGKLECLYHGWQFEGDGKCVKIPQLPAGASIPRSACLKTYEVRDSQGVVWVWMSDKNPANPDKLPWFENFARPGFQDVSTIHVLPYDHSILLENLMDPAHIPISHDRTDWTAKREEAQPLLFKVTERTGRGFAGHWGREMDQGMPNFLRFEAPCVLQNNREFVDKNGEKQYFSGLFLCRPAGQGKSMLIVRFGGTRRSPLIKLFPQWYFHQNASKVFEQDMGFLSSQNEVLIREKVPTKELYLNMRFSDTWVTEYRKWMDKVGHGMPYHFGHSTISLPKEPAVLEHAPAGLVAGISASLPAKGGVGTMHAPNPANRYFRHVIHCKVCRNAVQSFHAWKNALSIMAISSTALAILVSGRQWKTLYLVSTAVFLAGVYACSTVIAMNMTNFIRKHRRA; this is encoded by the exons atggctctGTTACGAACTTTTCTCTCTGAAATTACCCTCTCAAAAAGGTTTCCCTTCTCTGACAATCTCACCAATACAAgacaaacaagaagaagaagaagaacaaggacATATTCTTCTCTTTCTGTTCCAAACATGTTCTCAGCTTCACATACTGATCTGGGTCCGAGAAGAAAACTGAATCAAGCAAGGAGGGGAGTGATCAAATGTTCTGCAGTTACAGAGGTAGGGGGGTTTGTCTCTGTTGATGAAAAGGAGGAACCTGCTGAATCAGAAGATGATCAGACGGTTCTTCTGGGATCTACCGTGGAGGAACAAGAAATTGGTGAAAAGTCTGTTGTGGATTATGATTGGAGAGAGGAGTGGTATCCTCTGTATCTAACTAGGGATATTCCAGATGATGCTCCTTTGGGTCTCAATGTCTTTGACAAGCAGATCGTGCTGTACAGAGATGGATGTGGTTTTCTTCATTGCTATGAAGATAGATGCCCTCACAG ATTGGCAAAACTATCTGAAGGTCAGTTGGTCGACGGAAAATTGGAATGCCTATACCACGGTTGGCAATTTGAAGGTGATGGTAAATGTGTAAAGATACCTCAG CTTCCAGCTGGTGCGAGCATTCCTCGATCAGCTTGTTTGAAGACATACGAAGTGAGAGACTCTCAAGGAGTTGTATGGGTTTGGATGTCAGACAAGAACCCAGCAAACCCTGATAAATTGCCGTGGTTTGAAAACTTTGCTCGGCCAGGTTTCCAAGATGTCTCCACCATACATGTGCTACCGTATGATCACTCAATACTCCTTGAGAATCTAATGGATCCTGCCCATATCCCAATCTCACATGATAGGACAGATTGGACTGCAAAGAGAGAAGAAGCACAACCACTGCTGTTCAAGGTAACAGAGCGGACTGGTCGGGGCTTTGCAGGCCATTGGGGCAGAGAAATGGACCAGGGAATGCCAAACTTTCTTCGCTTTGAGGCACCATGTGTTCTTCAGAACAACAGAGAGTTTGTTGACAAAAATGGGGAGAAACAATACTTCTCAGGTCTCTTTCTATGTCGACCAGCAGGACAAGGGAAGTCCATGCTCATTGTGAGATTTGGAGGAACTAGAAGATCCCCCCTTATAAAGTTATTTCCTCAGTGGTACTTCCATCAAAATGCAAGTAAGGTTTTCGAGCAAGACATGGGGTTCCTCTCTTCCCAAAATGAGGTTCTTATAAGGGAGAAGGTTCCCACTAAGGAGTTGTACCTTAACATGAGGTTTTCGGACACCTGGGTTACTGAGTACCGGAAGTGGATGGATAAGGTTGGGCATGGGATGCCATATCACTTTGGTCATAGCACAATCTCACTGCCTAAGGAACCAGCTGTTCTGGAACATGCACCAGCAGGGCTGGTTGCTGGGATCTCTGCTTCTTTGCCTGCCAAAGGGGGAGTGGGAACGATGCATGCACCTAATCCAGCCAACCGATATTTCCGTCATGTCATCCATTGCAAGGTATGTCGAAATGCTGTGCAATCTTTCCATGCTTGGAAGAATGCCCTTTCTATCATGGCAATTTCTTCAACTGCATTAGCAATTCTAGTGTCTGGGAGACAGTGGAAGACCCTTTACTTGGTTTCAACAGCAGTGTTCCTTGCCGGGGTATATGCATGTTCTACTGTAATTGCAATGAACATGACTAATTTCATTCGGAAGCATCGGCGAGCATAA
- the LOC122068692 gene encoding serine incorporator 3-like, which yields MFAIAAPCVASCCAACACEACRSVVSGIGRRSARIAYCGFFALSLIVSWILREVAAPFMEKIPWINHFHQTPDREWFETDAVLRVSLGNFIFFTIFAIIMVGVKDQKDPRDQLHHGGWMLKIVGWCMSIILMFFLPNGIVSFYETISRFGSGLFLLVQVVLLLDFVHEWNDKWVRKNELFWYIALFVISLACYVATFSFSGLLFHWFTPSGHDCELNTFLIVLNLILVFVFAIVALHPAVGGSILPASVLSLYCTYLCYNGLSSEPRDYECNGPQRQSNTVPTGTLALGLFTTVLSVVYSAVRAGSSTTFLAESSSSNADKPLLPLNKVDDQDDEKKDEARPVKYSYAFFHIIFSLASMYSAMILTGWSTSVGGSGKLVDVGWPSVWVRIVTAWATAALYMWSLVAPVLFPDREF from the exons ATGTTTGCCATTGCCGCTCCTTGCGTTGCCTCGTGCTGCGCAGCGTGCGCTTGCGAGGCATGCCGATCAGTGGTGTCTGGGATTGGCCGACGCTCCGCTCGTATTGCTTATTGTGGTTTCTTCGCTTTATCTTTGATTGTTTCATGGATTCTCAGAGAAGTTGCTGCCCCGTTTATGGAGAAGATTCCTT GGATTAATCATTTCCACCAAACTCCTGATAGGGAGTGGTTTGAAACAGATGCGGTGCTGCGTGTAAGCTTGGGAAACTTCATATTCTTCACCATCTTTGCTATTATAATGGTTGGAGTCAAGGATCAGAAGGATCCTCGGGATCAATTGCACCATGGTGGATGGATGCTGAAGATTGTTGGCTGGTGTATGTCGATAATTTTAATGTTTTTCCTTCCAAATGGGATCGTCAGTTTCTATG AGACAATTTCAAGATTTGGCTCAggattgtttcttcttgttcaaGTTGTCCTCTTATTGGATTTTGTTCATGAATGGAATGATAAATGGGTTAGAAAGAATGAGCTGTTTTG GTACATTGCATTGTTTGTTATTTCACTTGCATGTTATGTGGCAACATTCTCGTTCTCGGGGCTGCTCTTTCATTGGTTCACTCCATCAGGACATGACTGTGAACTCAACACCTTCCTTATTGTCTTGAATCTGATTTTGGTATTTGTCTTTGCAATCGTTGCACTGCATCCTGCG GTTGGTGGCAGCATTTTACCTGCTTCAGTTTTATCTCTGTACTGCACATACCTTTGCTACAACGGACTTTCCAGTGAACCGAGGGACTATGAGTGCAATGGCCCTCAGAGGCAATCCAACACTGTCCCAACAGGGACACTTGCCTTAGGACTTTTCACCACTGTTCTCTCAGTTGTTTACTCTGCCGTTCGTGCTGGATCGTCCACAACATTCCTTGCAGAATCAAGCTCATCCAATGCAG ACAAGCCGTTGCTTCCATTGAACAAGGTTGATGATCAGGATGATGAGAAGAAGGATGAAGCTAGGCCAGTCAAGTATTCATATGCTTTCTTCCATATCATCTTTTCTCTCGCTAGCATGTACTCGGCAATGATTTTAACAGGTTGGTCAACTTCAGTTGGGGGAAGTGGAAAGCTGGTTGATGTTGGGTGGCCATCTGTGTGGGTCCGGATTGTTACAGCATGGGCGACTGCAGCTTTGTACATGTGGTCTCTAGTTGCCCCTGTTTTGTTCCCAGACAGGGAGTTCTGA